A region from the Brassica napus cultivar Da-Ae chromosome C8, Da-Ae, whole genome shotgun sequence genome encodes:
- the LOC111197875 gene encoding receptor-like cytosolic serine/threonine-protein kinase RBK2, which produces MCLSKFKNRFCHLPLNSQMMKVSDSSSPTGVLEEFFRTEEFESSQTTTTNKNPSSSSSRFSRVVHLLRSTSKKSLENLKVPFQYNNSVTSSLRRCSSLRDSLRFGSSNDSPVLAHSPRRIFSFSDLKTATNNFAPENLIGKGGYAEVYKGKFSNGQMVAIKRLMRGNSEEIIIDFLSEMGIMAHVNHPNIAKLLGYGVEGGMHLVLELSPHGSLASMLYSSKEKMKWSIRYKIALGVAEGLVYLHSGCHRRIIHRDIKAANILLTHDFLPQICDFGLAKWLPEHWTHHIVSKFEGTFGYLAPEYLTHGIVDEKTDVFALGVLLLELVTGRRALDYSKQSLVLWAKPLMKKNKIRELIDPSLAGEYEWTQIKLVVLAASLSIQESSLERPGMSQVVEILKGNLNDLKCITKCRVPFYRKAFRDENMSRNIEKIRS; this is translated from the exons ATGTGTCTGTCTAAATTCAAAAACCGTTTTTGTCATCTTCCTCTCAATTCTCAGATGATGAAAGTTTCAGACTCGTCTTCACCGACAGGAGTTCTCGAAGAGTTCTTCAGAACCGAAGAATTCGAAAGCTCCCAGACTACAACAACCAATAAGAacccttcctcctcctcctcccgtTTCAGCAGGGTTGTTCATCTTCTAAGAAGCACGTCCAAAAAATCGCTAGAGAATCTGAAGGTCCCGTTTCAGTACAACAATTCCGTTACAAGCTCATTGAGAAGATGCAGTAGCTTGAGAGACAGTCTCAGATTTGGCTCCTCCAATGATTCTCCCGTTCTTGCACACTCTCCTCGAagaatcttttctttttctgatCTCAAAACTGCCACCAACAATTTCGCTCCAG AGAATCTAATTGGAAAAGGAGGTTACGCTGAAGTTTACAAGGGGAAGTTTTCAAATGGACAAATGGTAGCCATAAAACGGCTTATGCGTGGAAACAGCGAAGAGATCATTATAGATTTTCTATCAGAGATGGGTATAATGGCACATGTTAACCATCCAAATATAGCGAAGCTTTTAGGCTATGGTGTCGAAGGAGGAATGCACCTTGTTCTTGAGTTGTCACCTCATGGGAGCTTAGCTTCTATGCTTTATA GCtcaaaggagaagatgaaatggaGCATCAGGTACAAAATAGCTTTGGGAGTTGCAGAGGGCCTGGTGTATCTTCACAGTGGATGTCACAGGAGAATCATTCACAGAGATATCAAAGCCGCAAACATTCTTCTCACGCATGATTTTTTACCTCAG ATATGCGACTTTGGGCTTGCGAAGTGGCTACCTGAACATTGGACACACCATATAGTTTCCAAATTTGAGGGCACATTTGG atatcTTGCTCCTGAGTACTTAACACATGGGATAGTAGATGAAAAGACTGATGTATTCGCCTTGGGTGTACTTTTACTAGAACTTGTTACTGGACGACGAGCTCTTGACTACTCCAAGCAAAGTCTTGTTCTATGG GCTAAACCattgatgaagaagaacaaaATTAGAGAGCTAATTGATCCATCTTTAGCGGGCGAATATGAATGGACCCAGATTAAGCTTGTGGTTTTGGCTGCTTCGTTATCAATCCAAGAGTCATCTTTAGAGAGGCCTGGGATGAGTCAG GTCGTTGAGATCCTCAAAGGCAACTTGAACGATCTCAAGTGCATCACGAAATGCAGAGTTCCCTTTTATCGAAAAGCTTTTAGAGATGAGAACATGTCAAGAAATATTGAGAAAATTAGATCTTGA